In the Harmonia axyridis chromosome 3, icHarAxyr1.1, whole genome shotgun sequence genome, one interval contains:
- the LOC123674987 gene encoding vacuolar protein sorting-associated protein 33A isoform X2, with amino-acid sequence MASHLQGRKVDISLIQTTARNNLINLLEKCPGTKAIVWDSSLAGPVGLVAQYSILSEHQVIKMFPLRSLPLPENDVSHVIFITRPKLELMDYISQNVHADCRTKSGQKKQYHLFFVPKKSLLCLERLKHSGVLGNVMLIEEFVCELFPFDSDLVSMEIPEVFREYTLENDPTYLYQTAQAIVFLQKLYGPIPRVWGKGAAAKQVWDLVVRLQREQHNSDTLKANQKSCIDKIFLIDRSIDLITPLATQLTYEGLIDEIFGINNSTANFPIHNFLSNEEKNSNTLSEDKKQIILNSGEMLFADIRDKNFNAVGAYLSQQAKSISVQMENMQDKSVEEMKLYVQKLPQLLNKKKALAHHTAIAECIKEVTDSYEFLDVLQTEQEFLNCIEVDKSNYFIEDSICKQKPLLKVLRMICLQSLTASGLKPKVLENYKKELVQTYGLKALLAVTKLEKVGLLKLQASTRQYMVLRKTLRLTMEDTSEMNPTDISYVHSVYAPLSIRLTEQVTKHGGWKQLQDVLGLLPGPTIDESPSIPNNINKESNDGTSVVLVFFIGGCTFAEISALRFLSQLEDSNTEFVIGTTKLINGTTFINSIIDSY; translated from the exons ATGGCTTCGCATTTGCAGGGACGTAAGGTGGACATTTCATTGATCCAAACCACTGCAAGAAATAATTTGATCAATTTACTAGAAAAATGCCCTGGTACAAAAGCTATCGTTTGGGACTCCAGTCTAGCAGGACCTGTAGGATTAGTAGCCCAATATTCTATTTTAAGTGAACATCAAGTAATCAAAATGTTTCCCCTTCGATCCTTACCACTTCCTGAAAATGATGTATCTCATGTTATATTCATTACCAGACCAAAGCTAGAACTGATGGATTATATCAGTCAAAATGTACATGCAGATTGTAGAACAAAAAGTGGCCAAAAAAAGCagtatcatttatttttcgtaCCAAAGAAAAGTTTATTATGTTTAGAAAGActgaaacatagtggagttttaGGTAATGTAATGTTAATTGAAGAATTTGTGTGTGAGTTGTTCCCTTTTGATTCAGATTTAGTTTCTATGGAAATTCCTGAAGTATTCAG GGAATATACTTTGGAAAATGACCCAACATATTTATACCAAACAGCCCAAGCtattgtttttcttcaaaaactgtATGGTCCTATTCCTAGGGTTTGGGGAAAAGGAGCTGCAGCAAAACAAGTTTGGGACTTGGTTGTTCGTTTGCAAAGGGAGCAACATAATTCTGATACATTAAAAGCTAACCAAAAATCTTgtattgataaaatatttctGATAGATCGTTCAATTGATCTAATAACACCATTAGCGACTCAATTAACTTATGAAGgattaattgatgaaatatttggaATAAACAACTCTACAGCAAATTTTCCTATTCACAATTTTCTctctaatgaagaaaaaaattcaaatacacTTTCGGAAGATAAGaaacaaattattttgaattctggTGAGATGTTATTTGCAGATATTAgagataaaaattttaatgcT gttGGGGCATATTTATCACAGCAAGCCAAATCAATAAGTGTACAAATGGAAAATATGCAAGACAAGTCAGTGGAAGAGATGAAATTATATGTACAAAAATTACCACAACTACTGAATAAAAAGAAAGCTTTAGCTCATCATACAGCTATAGCTGAGTGCATTAAAGAAGTTACTGATAGTTATGAGTTTTTAGATGTTCTTCAA ACTGAACAGGAATTCTTGAACTGCATTGAAGTAGACAAATCTAATTATTTTATTGAGGATTCTATCTGCAAGCAAAAGCCCTTATTGAAAGTTTTAAGAATGATTTGTCTCCAATCATTGACTGCTTCAGGATTAAAACCTAAAGTTTTAGAAAATTATAAGAAAGAATTAGTACAG ACTTATGGACTGAAAGCTTTACTTGCTGTGACCAAGCTAGAAAAAGTAGGACTTTTGAAATTGCAAGCTAGTACTAGACAATATATGGTACTAAGGAAG ACCTTGAGGTTAACAATGGAAGATACCTCTGAAATGAATCCTACTGACATAAGCTACGTCCATAGTGTATATGCACCCCTCAGTATAAGACTTACAGAACAAGTTACTAAGCATGGGGGTTGGAAACAGCTCCAAGATGTCTTGGGTCTCTTACCTG GACCAACAATAGATGAGTCACCATCAATTCCTAATAATATAAACAAAGAATCCAATGATGGCACTAGTGTGGTGTTAGTTTTCTTCATTGGAGGTTGTACATTTGCTGAG atatcTGCACTAAGGTTTTTGTCACAGTTAGAAGATTCGAACACTGAGTTTGTAATAGGAACCACCAAACTTATAAATGGCACAACTTTCATCAACTCCATTATTGACTCATATTGA
- the LOC123674987 gene encoding vacuolar protein sorting-associated protein 33A isoform X3, protein MFPLRSLPLPENDVSHVIFITRPKLELMDYISQNVHADCRTKSGQKKQYHLFFVPKKSLLCLERLKHSGVLGNVMLIEEFVCELFPFDSDLVSMEIPEVFREYTLENDPTYLYQTAQAIVFLQKLYGPIPRVWGKGAAAKQVWDLVVRLQREQHNSDTLKANQKSCIDKIFLIDRSIDLITPLATQLTYEGLIDEIFGINNSTANFPIHNFLSNEEKNSNTLSEDKKQIILNSGEMLFADIRDKNFNAVGAYLSQQAKSISVQMENMQDKSVEEMKLYVQKLPQLLNKKKALAHHTAIAECIKEVTDSYEFLDVLQTEQEFLNCIEVDKSNYFIEDSICKQKPLLKVLRMICLQSLTASGLKPKVLENYKKELVQTYGLKALLAVTKLEKVGLLKLQASTRQYMVLRKTLRLTMEDTSEMNPTDISYVHSVYAPLSIRLTEQVTKHGGWKQLQDVLGLLPGPTIDESPSIPNNINKESNDGTSVVLVFFIGGCTFAEISALRFLSQLEDSNTEFVIGTTKLINGTTFINSIIDSY, encoded by the exons ATGTTTCCCCTTCGATCCTTACCACTTCCTGAAAATGATGTATCTCATGTTATATTCATTACCAGACCAAAGCTAGAACTGATGGATTATATCAGTCAAAATGTACATGCAGATTGTAGAACAAAAAGTGGCCAAAAAAAGCagtatcatttatttttcgtaCCAAAGAAAAGTTTATTATGTTTAGAAAGActgaaacatagtggagttttaGGTAATGTAATGTTAATTGAAGAATTTGTGTGTGAGTTGTTCCCTTTTGATTCAGATTTAGTTTCTATGGAAATTCCTGAAGTATTCAG GGAATATACTTTGGAAAATGACCCAACATATTTATACCAAACAGCCCAAGCtattgtttttcttcaaaaactgtATGGTCCTATTCCTAGGGTTTGGGGAAAAGGAGCTGCAGCAAAACAAGTTTGGGACTTGGTTGTTCGTTTGCAAAGGGAGCAACATAATTCTGATACATTAAAAGCTAACCAAAAATCTTgtattgataaaatatttctGATAGATCGTTCAATTGATCTAATAACACCATTAGCGACTCAATTAACTTATGAAGgattaattgatgaaatatttggaATAAACAACTCTACAGCAAATTTTCCTATTCACAATTTTCTctctaatgaagaaaaaaattcaaatacacTTTCGGAAGATAAGaaacaaattattttgaattctggTGAGATGTTATTTGCAGATATTAgagataaaaattttaatgcT gttGGGGCATATTTATCACAGCAAGCCAAATCAATAAGTGTACAAATGGAAAATATGCAAGACAAGTCAGTGGAAGAGATGAAATTATATGTACAAAAATTACCACAACTACTGAATAAAAAGAAAGCTTTAGCTCATCATACAGCTATAGCTGAGTGCATTAAAGAAGTTACTGATAGTTATGAGTTTTTAGATGTTCTTCAA ACTGAACAGGAATTCTTGAACTGCATTGAAGTAGACAAATCTAATTATTTTATTGAGGATTCTATCTGCAAGCAAAAGCCCTTATTGAAAGTTTTAAGAATGATTTGTCTCCAATCATTGACTGCTTCAGGATTAAAACCTAAAGTTTTAGAAAATTATAAGAAAGAATTAGTACAG ACTTATGGACTGAAAGCTTTACTTGCTGTGACCAAGCTAGAAAAAGTAGGACTTTTGAAATTGCAAGCTAGTACTAGACAATATATGGTACTAAGGAAG ACCTTGAGGTTAACAATGGAAGATACCTCTGAAATGAATCCTACTGACATAAGCTACGTCCATAGTGTATATGCACCCCTCAGTATAAGACTTACAGAACAAGTTACTAAGCATGGGGGTTGGAAACAGCTCCAAGATGTCTTGGGTCTCTTACCTG GACCAACAATAGATGAGTCACCATCAATTCCTAATAATATAAACAAAGAATCCAATGATGGCACTAGTGTGGTGTTAGTTTTCTTCATTGGAGGTTGTACATTTGCTGAG atatcTGCACTAAGGTTTTTGTCACAGTTAGAAGATTCGAACACTGAGTTTGTAATAGGAACCACCAAACTTATAAATGGCACAACTTTCATCAACTCCATTATTGACTCATATTGA
- the LOC123674987 gene encoding vacuolar protein sorting-associated protein 33A isoform X1 — translation MASHLQGRKVDISLIQTTARNNLINLLEKCPGTKAIVWDSSLAGPVGLVAQYSILSEHQVIKMFPLRSLPLPENDVSHVIFITRPKLELMDYISQNVHADCRTKSGQKKQYHLFFVPKKSLLCLERLKHSGVLGNVMLIEEFVCELFPFDSDLVSMEIPEVFREYTLENDPTYLYQTAQAIVFLQKLYGPIPRVWGKGAAAKQVWDLVVRLQREQHNSDTLKANQKSCIDKIFLIDRSIDLITPLATQLTYEGLIDEIFGINNSTANFPIHNFLSNEEKNSNTLSEDKKQIILNSGEMLFADIRDKNFNAVGAYLSQQAKSISVQMENMQDKSVEEMKLYVQKLPQLLNKKKALAHHTAIAECIKEVTDSYEFLDVLQTEQEFLNCIEVDKSNYFIEDSICKQKPLLKVLRMICLQSLTASGLKPKVLENYKKELVQTYGLKALLAVTKLEKVGLLKLQASTRQYMVLRKTLRLTMEDTSEMNPTDISYVHSVYAPLSIRLTEQVTKHGGWKQLQDVLGLLPGVYYVGLGFLFLTHSILGPTIDESPSIPNNINKESNDGTSVVLVFFIGGCTFAEISALRFLSQLEDSNTEFVIGTTKLINGTTFINSIIDSY, via the exons ATGGCTTCGCATTTGCAGGGACGTAAGGTGGACATTTCATTGATCCAAACCACTGCAAGAAATAATTTGATCAATTTACTAGAAAAATGCCCTGGTACAAAAGCTATCGTTTGGGACTCCAGTCTAGCAGGACCTGTAGGATTAGTAGCCCAATATTCTATTTTAAGTGAACATCAAGTAATCAAAATGTTTCCCCTTCGATCCTTACCACTTCCTGAAAATGATGTATCTCATGTTATATTCATTACCAGACCAAAGCTAGAACTGATGGATTATATCAGTCAAAATGTACATGCAGATTGTAGAACAAAAAGTGGCCAAAAAAAGCagtatcatttatttttcgtaCCAAAGAAAAGTTTATTATGTTTAGAAAGActgaaacatagtggagttttaGGTAATGTAATGTTAATTGAAGAATTTGTGTGTGAGTTGTTCCCTTTTGATTCAGATTTAGTTTCTATGGAAATTCCTGAAGTATTCAG GGAATATACTTTGGAAAATGACCCAACATATTTATACCAAACAGCCCAAGCtattgtttttcttcaaaaactgtATGGTCCTATTCCTAGGGTTTGGGGAAAAGGAGCTGCAGCAAAACAAGTTTGGGACTTGGTTGTTCGTTTGCAAAGGGAGCAACATAATTCTGATACATTAAAAGCTAACCAAAAATCTTgtattgataaaatatttctGATAGATCGTTCAATTGATCTAATAACACCATTAGCGACTCAATTAACTTATGAAGgattaattgatgaaatatttggaATAAACAACTCTACAGCAAATTTTCCTATTCACAATTTTCTctctaatgaagaaaaaaattcaaatacacTTTCGGAAGATAAGaaacaaattattttgaattctggTGAGATGTTATTTGCAGATATTAgagataaaaattttaatgcT gttGGGGCATATTTATCACAGCAAGCCAAATCAATAAGTGTACAAATGGAAAATATGCAAGACAAGTCAGTGGAAGAGATGAAATTATATGTACAAAAATTACCACAACTACTGAATAAAAAGAAAGCTTTAGCTCATCATACAGCTATAGCTGAGTGCATTAAAGAAGTTACTGATAGTTATGAGTTTTTAGATGTTCTTCAA ACTGAACAGGAATTCTTGAACTGCATTGAAGTAGACAAATCTAATTATTTTATTGAGGATTCTATCTGCAAGCAAAAGCCCTTATTGAAAGTTTTAAGAATGATTTGTCTCCAATCATTGACTGCTTCAGGATTAAAACCTAAAGTTTTAGAAAATTATAAGAAAGAATTAGTACAG ACTTATGGACTGAAAGCTTTACTTGCTGTGACCAAGCTAGAAAAAGTAGGACTTTTGAAATTGCAAGCTAGTACTAGACAATATATGGTACTAAGGAAG ACCTTGAGGTTAACAATGGAAGATACCTCTGAAATGAATCCTACTGACATAAGCTACGTCCATAGTGTATATGCACCCCTCAGTATAAGACTTACAGAACAAGTTACTAAGCATGGGGGTTGGAAACAGCTCCAAGATGTCTTGGGTCTCTTACCTGGTGTGTATTATGTGGGATTAGGCTTTCTATTTCTAACTCATTCAATTTTAGGACCAACAATAGATGAGTCACCATCAATTCCTAATAATATAAACAAAGAATCCAATGATGGCACTAGTGTGGTGTTAGTTTTCTTCATTGGAGGTTGTACATTTGCTGAG atatcTGCACTAAGGTTTTTGTCACAGTTAGAAGATTCGAACACTGAGTTTGTAATAGGAACCACCAAACTTATAAATGGCACAACTTTCATCAACTCCATTATTGACTCATATTGA